The following proteins are co-located in the Verrucomicrobiia bacterium genome:
- a CDS encoding response regulator transcription factor: MSITVSIVEDNEQLRATLARVLGRAEGFKCLTQYPDAESALEGIPKEHPQVVLMDINLPGINGVECVRRLKVVTPETQVVMLTVYEDTENIFNALAAGAAGYLLKRTKSAELIEAIREVQRGGSPMTTHIARKVTQSFQRAGPSAKPTENLSEREQEVLDCLSQGFLYKEIAEKLGISYETVHTYIRRIYEKLQVRTRTEAVAKFLKR; this comes from the coding sequence GTGTCTATCACCGTTTCCATTGTTGAAGATAATGAGCAGTTGCGCGCCACGCTCGCACGGGTGCTCGGGCGGGCTGAGGGGTTCAAATGCCTGACCCAATATCCCGACGCCGAATCGGCTCTCGAAGGCATCCCCAAGGAGCACCCGCAAGTAGTTCTGATGGACATCAACCTGCCCGGCATCAATGGCGTCGAATGCGTTCGCCGTCTTAAGGTTGTCACCCCGGAAACTCAGGTCGTCATGCTCACCGTTTACGAGGATACGGAAAACATCTTCAACGCTCTGGCGGCCGGGGCCGCCGGCTATCTGCTCAAGCGCACCAAGAGCGCTGAACTCATCGAGGCCATTCGCGAGGTTCAAAGGGGCGGTTCACCCATGACTACCCACATCGCCCGCAAGGTCACCCAGTCCTTCCAGCGGGCTGGCCCTTCCGCAAAACCGACCGAGAATCTTTCCGAGCGCGAACAGGAGGTCCTGGATTGTTTGAGCCAGGGGTTTTTATACAAGGAAATCGCTGAGAAACTGGGCATCAGTTACGAGACCGTTCATACCTATATCCGCCGCATTTACGAGAAGCTCCAGGTCCGGACCCGCACCGAAGCAGTGGCCAAGTTCCTGAAGCGGTGA
- a CDS encoding acyloxyacyl hydrolase — MRDSGALTSSLAVVLAFIVHCSPGAEPQPSFPATSSGPASFNAPGPSIWPEGIGNGFDPAVQTLGISAAGGAGIAAFGSAQAHDLAFLSLSYGHMIGRIMGKGAWYRGNWELRLEAFGGAQFSPDSNWLFGLTPHLRYNFATGTRFVPFLDGGAGLTATGIGPPDLSNTFEFNLQGGVGVHWFVGDEMALTLEGRYLHLSCAGLSQPNQGLNTVLGLVGVTFFF; from the coding sequence ATGAGAGATTCAGGGGCGTTGACCAGCAGTTTGGCCGTCGTGTTGGCATTCATCGTGCATTGCTCGCCTGGCGCTGAACCCCAGCCTTCATTCCCGGCCACAAGTTCTGGCCCGGCTTCCTTCAACGCTCCCGGCCCGTCTATCTGGCCGGAAGGTATTGGTAATGGTTTTGACCCCGCAGTACAAACATTAGGCATCAGTGCCGCAGGGGGCGCTGGTATCGCCGCTTTTGGCAGCGCTCAGGCCCATGACTTAGCGTTCTTGAGCCTTTCTTACGGGCACATGATTGGCCGCATCATGGGCAAGGGCGCCTGGTATCGGGGCAACTGGGAACTTCGGCTTGAGGCATTTGGAGGAGCGCAGTTCTCGCCAGACAGCAATTGGTTGTTTGGGCTCACGCCGCACTTGCGCTACAACTTCGCCACCGGAACACGATTCGTGCCTTTCCTGGATGGGGGCGCCGGGTTGACGGCGACCGGGATAGGGCCGCCGGATTTGAGCAACACCTTTGAGTTTAATCTACAAGGCGGAGTGGGCGTACACTGGTTCGTGGGCGATGAGATGGCGCTCACCCTCGAAGGCCGATACCTCCACCTGTCCTGCGCGGGGCTGAGCCAGCCCAACCAGGGTTTGAACACCGTGCTGGGGCTGGTGGGTGTGACCTTTTTTTTCTAG